In Perca fluviatilis chromosome 18, GENO_Pfluv_1.0, whole genome shotgun sequence, one genomic interval encodes:
- the LOC120547172 gene encoding uncharacterized protein LOC120547172 — translation MPDDVEGDGRAAACRAPRSSVRAVARRAPQSSVRAAAFGCPATDVGEGILYRYGGTLQLNYTKCAEAAVHVWIPVRGTSQQEGFHFHQAQWVTGNRVSCELFQAQAMTGVVRWNFQRLVDLKQPAVELPPVFDPLLISGLNTASVKVTGQAKYPRLQNTNRDTEERFGLQFVEPGCRPVVLNWDKQNIQPNIPATVAMETEDHCPAAMVGTDSQETSDEPVGAVPILSFQQGSETVSQSQQSQQSQQSHKSFPAALTVFLLSKRALSCFLPSAEKAVGPISLPELVKEMPQKTTKRRDGTFCV, via the exons ATGCCAGATGATGTTGAAGGGGACGG ACGGGCAGCGGCCTGCCGAGCCCCACGGAGCTCAGTCAGGGCAGTGGCCCGCCGAGCCCCGCAGAGctcagtcagggcagcggcatttggttgtccagcAACTGACGTGGGGGAGGGAATTCTCTACAGGTATGGTGGCACCTTGCAGCTCAACTACACCAAGTGTGCAGAAGCTGCTGTACATGTTTGGATTCCAGTGAGAGGCACCTCTCAGCAGGAGGGCTTCCACTTTCACCAAGCCCAGTGGGTGACAGGCAACCGGGTGTCTTGTGAACTTTTCCAGGCCCAGGCAATGACTGGAGTGGTGCGGTGGAACTTCCAGAGGCTGGTGGACCTGAAACAGCCTGCTGTGGAGCTGCCACCTGTGTTCGACCCCCTGTTAATTTCAGGACTGAACACAGCCTCTGTCAAGGTGACAGGCCAAGCTAAATATCCCAGGCTGCAAAATACAAACAGGGACACAGAGGAGAGATTTGGACTGCAGTTTGTGGAGCCAGGTTGTCGTCCTGTTGTGCTGAACTGGGACAAGCAAAATATACAGCCCAACATCCCAGCTACTGTAGCCATGGAGACAGAGGATCACTGCCCTGCTGCTATGGTGGGCACAGACTCTCAG GAGACCAGTGATGAGCCAGTTGGAGCGGTGCCCATCCTATCTTTCCAGCAGGGCTCTGAAACCGTTtcccaatcccagcagtcccagcAGTCCCAGCAGTCCCACAAAAGTTTTCCAGCAGCATTGACCGTGTTCCTGCTATCAAAGAGAGCTTTGAGCTGCTTTctaccgtcggcagaaaaggcagttggaccgatcagtctccccgagttggtcaaagaaATGCCTCAGAAAACaacgaagagacgagac GGGACCTTTTGCGTGTGA